Proteins encoded together in one Plectropomus leopardus isolate mb chromosome 19, YSFRI_Pleo_2.0, whole genome shotgun sequence window:
- the cdk5r1b gene encoding cyclin-dependent kinase 5 activator 1b — MGTVLSLSPSYRKAALFEDGPATVGHYTAVQNSKNAKDKNLKRHSLINVLPWKRIVAVSAKKKGSKKVQPNGTYQNNVTHLNNENLKKSQSCANLSTFTQDQSTPALTKTSNNTASSVKKAPLTNSNVAPGTPKRVIVQASTSELLRCLGEFLCRRCYRLKHLSPTDPVLWLRSVDRSLLLQGWQDQGFITPANVVFVYMLCRDVVSSEVATEHELQAVLLTCLYLSYSYMGNEISYPLKPFLVESSKETFWDRCLSIINLMSAKMLQINSDPHYFTQVFADLKNESQKEEERSRLLIGLDR; from the coding sequence ATGGGAACCGTGCTGTCTTTGTCACCTAGCTACCGAAAGGCGGCTCTCTTCGAGGATGGCCCGGCCACCGTGGGCCACTACACGGCTGTCCAGAACAGCAAGAACGCCAAAGACAAGAACCTGAAGCGCCACTCGCTCATCAACGTGCTCCCGTGGAAGCGGATTGTAGCGGTGTCAGCAAAGAAGAAAGGCTCCAAGAAGGTGCAGCCCAACGGCACCTACCAGAACAATGTCACCCACCTGAACAATGAGAACCTGAAGAAGTCGCAGTCATGCGCCAACCTGTCCACCTTCACCCAGGACCAGAGCACTCCGGCTCTCACCAAGACCTCCAACAACACAGCATCGTCCGTCAAGAAGGCACCTCTGACCAACTCCAATGTGGCCCCGGGGACCCCTAAGAGAGTGATCGTCCAGGCCTCCACTAGCGAGCTGCTGCGTTGCCTCGGGGAGTTTCTGTGCCGGCGTTGTTACCGGCTCAAACACCTGTCACCCACTGACCCAGTGCTGTGGCTGCGTAGCGTGGACCGctccctgctgctgcagggctggCAGGACCAGGGCTTCATCACCCCTGCAAACGTGGTCTTCGTCTACATGCTGTGCCGCGACGTGGTCTCATCCGAGGTGGCCACGGAGCACGAGCTGCAGGCCGTGCTGCTCACCTGTCTCTACCTTTCTTACTCCTACATGGGCAACGAGATATCCTACCCTCTCAAGCCTTTCCTTGTGGAGAGCTCCAAGGAGACCTTCTGGGACCGCTGCCTGTCCATCATCAACCTGATGAGCGCAAAGATGCTCCAGATCAACTCCGACCCGCACTACTTCACTCAGGTGTTCGCAGACCTGAAGAACGAGAGccagaaggaggaggagaggagccgCCTGCTCATCGGCCTGGACCGGTGA